In Eubalaena glacialis isolate mEubGla1 chromosome 3, mEubGla1.1.hap2.+ XY, whole genome shotgun sequence, the following are encoded in one genomic region:
- the APCS gene encoding serum amyloid P-component — translation MDKLLFWVSVLTSLPEAFAQKDLSRKAFVFPRESSTDHVNLITKLEKPLQNFALCFRAYSDLSCGYSLFSYNTQGKDNELLIFKDRIGEYSLYIGRTKVTARVIEEFSTPVHICTSWESSTGIAKFWVNGKPLVKKGLRQGYSVGANPKIVLGQEQDSYGGGFDKTQSFMGQIGDLYMWDSLLSPEEIQFVYQGSYSLNPTILNWQALNYEMKGYVVIKPLVWG, via the exons ATGGACAAGCTACTGTTTTGGGTCTCTGTCCTCACCAGCCTTCCAGAAGCCTTTGCTCAGAAAG ACCTCAGTAGGAAGGCGTTTGTGTTCCCTAGAGAATCTTCTACTGACCACGTGAACCTGATCACAAAGCTGGAGAAACCTCTGCAGAACTTTGCCTTGTGTTTTCGAGCCTATAGTGATCTCTCCTGTGGCTACAGCCTCTTCTCCTATAACACCCAGGGCAAGGATAATGAGCTactaatttttaaagacagaattgGAGAGTACAGTTTATACATTGGAAGAACCAAAGTTACTGCCAGAGTTATTGAGGAGTTCTCCACCCCAGTGCACATCTGTACGAGCTGGGAGTCTTCCACAGGCATTGCCAAATTCTGGGTCAATGGCAAGCCGCTGGTGAAAAAGGGCCTGAGACAGGGTTATTCTGTGGGAGCTAACCCCAAGATTGTCCTGGGCCAGGAGCAGGATTCCTATGGAGGAGGCTTTGATAAAACCCAGTCCTTTATGGGACAGATTGGGGATTTGTACATGTGGGACTCTCTGTTGTCTCCCGAAGAGATCCAGTTTGTGTATCAGGGTTCCTACTCCCTCAATCCCACCATCCTAAACTGGCAGGCTCTGAACTATGAAATGAAAGGCTATGTTGTCATCAAGCCCCTGGTGTGGGGCTGA
- the LOC133088068 gene encoding putative olfactory receptor 10J6 produces the protein MQRKNLTEVTEFIFLGFSRFHEHQITLFAVFLILYTLTLAGNAIIVTIIHIDRHLHMPIYFFLSILASSETVYTLVTIPQMLSGLIAQNQPISLAGCTTQMFFFVTLAINNCFLLTVMGYDHCVAICNPLRYTLIMSKRVCVQLMCGAFSIGLAMAAVQVTSIFTLPFCHRVVGHFFCDILPAMKLSCIDTTINEIINFVVSLSAILVPMGLVFISYVLIISTILNIASAVGQKKAFATCASHLTMVMVHYSCASTAYLKPKSENSVEQHLLLSVTYTIITPLLNPVVYSLRNKEVKDALCRAVGRNIS, from the coding sequence ATGCAGAGAAAAAACCTCACAGAAGTGACAGAGTTCATTTTCCTAGGATTCTCCAGATTCCATGAACACCAGATCACACTCTTTGCAGTTTTTCTCATCCTGTATACATTAACCCTGGCTGGCAATGCCATCATTGTGACCATTATCCACATTGATCGTCACCTTCACATGCCCATATACTTCTTCCTGAGCATCCTGGCCAGTTCAGAGACTGTGTACACACTGGTCACCATTCCACAGATGCTCTCCGGCCTTATAGCCCAGAACCAGCCAATCTCCTTGGCAGGTTGTACCACTCAAATGTTCTTCTTTGTTACCTTAGCCATCAACAACTGCTTTCTGCTCACAGTGATGGGATATGACCACTGTGTGGCCATCTGCAACCCCCTGAGATACACACTCATCATGAGCAAGAGGGTGTGTGTCCAGCTGATGTGTGGAGCCTTCAGCATTGGCCTGGCCATGGCAGCTGTCCAGGTGACATCCATATTTACCTTACCATTTTGTCACAGAGTGGTTGGTCATTTCTTCTGTGACATCCTCCCTGCCATGAAACTCTCCTGTATTGATACCACTATCAATGAGATCATCAATTTTGTTGTCAGTTTATCGGCGATCCTGGTTCCCATGGGCCTGGTCTTCATCTCCTACGTTCTTATCATCTCCACCATCCTCAATATAGCCTCAGCCGTGGGCCAGAAGAAGGCCTTTGCCACATGTGCCTCCCACCTCACCATGGTTATGGTCCACTACAGCTGTGCCTCCACTGCCTACCTCAAGCCTAAGTCAGAAAATTCTGTAGAACAACACCTCCTTCTCTCAGTGACCTACACCATCATCACTCCCCTGCTGAACCCTGTTGTTTACAGTCTGAGGAACAAGGAGGTCAAGGATGCCCTATGCAGAGCTGTGGGCAGAAACATTTCTTAA